A genomic region of Raphanus sativus cultivar WK10039 chromosome 6, ASM80110v3, whole genome shotgun sequence contains the following coding sequences:
- the LOC108805856 gene encoding probable magnesium transporter NIPA6 isoform X3 has protein sequence METDNGKGLILAVASSVFIGSSFILKKKGLKRAAANGTRAGYGGYTYLLEPLWWAGMITMIVGEAANFVAYIYAPAVLVTPLGALSIIISAILAHFLLKEKLKKMGVLGCVSCIVGSVVIVIHAPKEQTPNSVQEIWSLATQPVYVAITMSIVLALILHFEPLCGQSNVLVYIGICSLMGALTVMSIKAIGIAIKLTMEGVSQIGYPQTWLFLLVAVTCVVTQLIYLNKALDTFNAAIVSPVYYVMFTTLTIVASAIMFKDWSGQDAASVASELCGFITVLTGTMILHGTREEEQQQASSSGNADLIFGSSESVRWYESRKSPNEEHLISLYSPEY, from the exons ATGGAGACGGACAATGGGAAGGGGTTGATACTAGCAGTGGCGTCTAGTGTATTCATTGGCTCCAGCTTCATCTTGAAGAAGAAAGGTCTCAAGCGTGCTGCTGCCAATGGCACCCGTGCAG GGTATGGAGGTTATACTTACTTGTTAGAGCCTCTTTGGTGGGCCGGCATGATCACTA TGATTGTCGGAGAAGCTGCAAACTTTGTGGCCTACATTTACGCGCCCGCTGTTCTCGTCACTCCCCTTGGTGCTTTAAGTATAATCATCAG TGCTATTCTGGCACATTTCCTCTTAAAGGAAAAACTTAAGAAAATGGGGGTTCTTGGATGTGTTTCTTGCATCGTCGGCTCCGTTGTCATCGTCATTCACGCCCCTAAGGAGCAGACTCCTAACTCCGTCCAAGAGATTTGGTCTCTCGCTACTCAGCCTG TTTACGTAGCCATAACCATGTCCATTGTCCTTGCTTTGATTCTCCACTTCGAGCCTCTCTGCGGCCAATCCAACGTTCTCGTTTATATCGGTATCTGTTCCTTAATGGGTGCTCTCACT GTTATGAGCATAAAGGCTATTGGAATTGCCATTAAGTTAACTATGGAGGGAGTCAGCCAGATCGGGTATCCCCAGACATGGCTTTTTCTCTTGGTTGCAGTTACCTGTGTCGTTACCCAATTGATTTATCTTAACAAG GCTTTGGACACATTCAATGCAGCGATTGTTTCTCCAGTGTACTATGTAATGTTCACAACCCTCACAATTGTTGCTAGTGCCATCATGTTCAAG GATTGGTCTGGGCAAGACGCAGCTAGCGTAGCCTCTGAGTTATGTGGATTCATCACTGTGCTCACTGGCACGATGATACTTCATGGGACCAGGGAAGAGGAACAACAACAAGCTTCTTCTTCAG GCAATGCAGATTTGATATTTGGGTCTTCAGAATCAGTAAGATGGTACGAGTCAAGAAAGAGCCCCAACGAAGAACACCTGATAAGCCTGTACAGCCCTGAATACTAG
- the LOC108806063 gene encoding uncharacterized protein LOC108806063, translating into MHYHGCCCGRCGVSTSPLPVIVMITVALVLLALSSAVKFEVSLSSGEDMLSWLLLAAVPLALLFAMRCFSCLETSKRSVYYCPCGRWKCVCYY; encoded by the coding sequence ATGCATTACCACGGATGCTGTTGCGGACGGTGCGGAGTATCCACGTCGCCGCTGCCGGTAATAGTCATGATCACGGTGGCGCTCGTCCTCTTGGCGCTTTCCTCAGCCGTAAAATTTGAGGTTTCCCTCTCCTCTGGCGAAGATATGCTGAGCTGGCTCCTCCTAGCTGCGGTTCCATTGGCTCTACTCTTTGCCATGCGGTGTTTCTCTTGCCTTGAAACGTCGAAGCGATCCGTCTACTACTGTCCATGCGGCCGCTGGAAATGCGTTTGTTACTACTAG
- the LOC108809092 gene encoding uncharacterized protein LOC108809092 yields MAYGGSRSGPSILDSFSLSPLPYPVLLILAVASVFLMTSWYLSFEDAAESAGEQMNLALLLIPLFLIVLVRWLSTVENPDAFLGMFSNRRQTYGSPNAGDGGGSSPWGVAAIIVLLLVLLQYQSSFLGMWFG; encoded by the coding sequence ATGGCGTATGGAGGCAGCAGATCAGGACCCTCCATCTTGGATTCATTCTCGCTCTCGCCTCTACCGTACCCGGTCCTTTTAATCCTAGCCGTCGCTTCGGTGTTCCTGATGACATCATGGTACTTGAGCTTCGAAGATGCAGCAGAATCCGCGGGAGAACAGATGAATCTTGCTCTTCTCTTGATCCCTCTCTTTCTCATAGTCTTGGTTCGGTGGTTATCCACCGTGGAGAATCCAGACGCGTTTCTAGGGATGTTTTCAAACCGTCGTCAGACGTACGGGAGTCCCAACGCCGGTGACGGAGGTGGAAGCTCGCCGTGGGGAGTGGCGGCGATTATAGTTCTGTTGCTTGTTTTGCTTCAGTATCAGTCAAGTTTCTTGGGGATGTGGTTTGGTTGA
- the LOC108805856 gene encoding probable magnesium transporter NIPA6 isoform X2 — METDNGKGLILAVASSVFIGSSFILKKKGLKRAAANGTRAGYGGYTYLLEPLWWAGMITMIVGEAANFVAYIYAPAVLVTPLGALSIIISAILAHFLLKEKLKKMGVLGCVSCIVGSVVIVIHAPKEQTPNSVQEIWSLATQPAFLVYVAITMSIVLALILHFEPLCGQSNVLVYIGICSLMGALTVMSIKAIGIAIKLTMEGVSQIGYPQTWLFLLVAVTCVVTQLIYLNKALDTFNAAIVSPVYYVMFTTLTIVASAIMFKDWSGQDAASVASELCGFITVLTGTMILHGTREEEQQQASSSDLIFGSSESVRWYESRKSPNEEHLISLYSPEY; from the exons ATGGAGACGGACAATGGGAAGGGGTTGATACTAGCAGTGGCGTCTAGTGTATTCATTGGCTCCAGCTTCATCTTGAAGAAGAAAGGTCTCAAGCGTGCTGCTGCCAATGGCACCCGTGCAG GGTATGGAGGTTATACTTACTTGTTAGAGCCTCTTTGGTGGGCCGGCATGATCACTA TGATTGTCGGAGAAGCTGCAAACTTTGTGGCCTACATTTACGCGCCCGCTGTTCTCGTCACTCCCCTTGGTGCTTTAAGTATAATCATCAG TGCTATTCTGGCACATTTCCTCTTAAAGGAAAAACTTAAGAAAATGGGGGTTCTTGGATGTGTTTCTTGCATCGTCGGCTCCGTTGTCATCGTCATTCACGCCCCTAAGGAGCAGACTCCTAACTCCGTCCAAGAGATTTGGTCTCTCGCTACTCAGCCTG CTTTTCTAGTTTACGTAGCCATAACCATGTCCATTGTCCTTGCTTTGATTCTCCACTTCGAGCCTCTCTGCGGCCAATCCAACGTTCTCGTTTATATCGGTATCTGTTCCTTAATGGGTGCTCTCACT GTTATGAGCATAAAGGCTATTGGAATTGCCATTAAGTTAACTATGGAGGGAGTCAGCCAGATCGGGTATCCCCAGACATGGCTTTTTCTCTTGGTTGCAGTTACCTGTGTCGTTACCCAATTGATTTATCTTAACAAG GCTTTGGACACATTCAATGCAGCGATTGTTTCTCCAGTGTACTATGTAATGTTCACAACCCTCACAATTGTTGCTAGTGCCATCATGTTCAAG GATTGGTCTGGGCAAGACGCAGCTAGCGTAGCCTCTGAGTTATGTGGATTCATCACTGTGCTCACTGGCACGATGATACTTCATGGGACCAGGGAAGAGGAACAACAACAAGCTTCTTCTTCAG ATTTGATATTTGGGTCTTCAGAATCAGTAAGATGGTACGAGTCAAGAAAGAGCCCCAACGAAGAACACCTGATAAGCCTGTACAGCCCTGAATACTAG
- the LOC108812806 gene encoding translocon-associated protein subunit alpha: MNVRVLFLALLLLASPLLQVARCQVDTEDHSSIVDDVVGEHSDDGAEEDDQDLDINLTSAPGVETVSVFPKNSAKLVPAGEETELLVALKNDGKSSVGVMGIRASVHLPYDHKLLVQNLTMMRFNNASIPTSVQATFSYIFAVSQYLQPGAFDLVGYIIYDVEGKAHQSVFYNGTIEVVESGGLLSGESVFLVTLGIALLLLLGLWAYSQVQRLTKKTKKVSKVEVGTRSTDASMDEWLEGTHLAKTLSGKSKSKKN; this comes from the exons ATGAATGTTAGGGTTTTGTTTCTGGCTCTCCTTCTCCTCGCATCTCCGCTGCTTCAAg ttGCTAGATGTCAAGTAGATACCGAGGATCATTCGAGTATTGTTGACGATGTTGTGGGAGAACACAGCGATGATGGTGCTGAGGAAGATGATCAGGATTTGGATATCAACTTGACCTCTGCTCCTGGAGTTGAGACTGTCTCTGTTTTCCCCAAAAACAGTGCCAAAT TGGTTCCAGCTGGAGAAGAGACCGAGCTCCTTGTTGCTCTCAAAAACGATG GCAAATCTAGCGTAGGTGTGATGGGGATTAGGGCCAGCGTCCATCTTCCTTATGATCATAAGCTCTTGGTTCAGAATCTTACCATGATG AGATTCAACAATGCGTCCATCCCAACTTCTGTTCAAGCAACATTCTCTTACATCTTTGCAGTCAGCCAGTACCTGCAG CCTGGAGCATTTGATCTGGTGGGTTATATCATCTACGACGTGGAGGGAAAGGCACACCAGAGTGTCTTCTACAATGGGACCATTGAGGTTGTTGAATCTGGAGGTCTTCTCAGCGGTGAGTCTGTCTTCCTCGTAACACTTGGGATtgctctcctcctcctcctcggtCTATGGGCATACAGCCAAGTGCAGCGTCTCACTAAG aaaacCAAAAAGGTGTCCAAGGTGGAAGTAGGAACCAGGTCTACCGACGCATCAATGGACGAGTGGCTCGag GGAACTCATTTGGCCAAGACATTGTCTGGGAAATCAAAGAGCAAGAAGAACTAA
- the LOC108812805 gene encoding triosephosphate isomerase, chloroplastic has protein sequence MASSLTAQISCGTQPSAPSFSGLRRTCPMLDAAVSFSHRVHSSIRLVSSSHRSPRGVVAMAGSGKFFVGGNWKCNGTKDSITKLVSDLNSASLEADVDVVVSPPFVYIDQVKSSLSDRIEISGQNSWVGKGGAFTGEISVEQLKDIGCKWVILGHSERRHVIGEVDEFIGKKAAYALSEGLGVIACIGEKLEEREAGKTFDVCFQQLKAFADAVPSWDKVVVAYEPVWAIGTGKVASPQQAQEVHVAVRDWLKKNVSEEVASKTRIIYGGSVNGGNCAELAKEEDIDGFLVGGASLKGPEFATIVNSVTSKKVAA, from the exons atgGCTTCCTCTCTCACTGCCCAAATATCATGTGGCACTCAGCCCTCTGCCCCTTCTTTCTCCGGCCTCCGCCGCACTTGTCCCATGCTCGACGCCGCCGTCTCCTTCTCCCACCGCGTCCATTCCTCAATCCGTCTCGTTTCCTCCTCGCACCGGTCGCCTAGAGGCGTCGTCGCCATGGCCGGATCCGGCAAG TTTTTCGTTGGAGGAAACTGGAAGTGT aacgGGACTAAAGACTCCATCACCAAGCTTGTCTCCGACCTCAACAGTGCATCCTTGGAAGCTGATGTAG ATGTCGTCGTGTCGCCTCCCTTTGTGTACATCGACCAAGTCAAATCTTCCTTGTCAGACCGTATTGAGATATCTGGTCAGAACTCTTGGGTTGGGAAAGGTGGAGCCTTCACTGGTGAAATCAG CGTGGAACAGCTCAAAGACATTGGATGCAAGTGGGTCATTCTTGGGCACTCCGAAAGGAGACATGTCATCGGTGAAGTTGATGAG TTTATTGGGAAGAAAGCTGCGTATGCATTGAGTGAGGGTCTTGGAGTAATAGCTTGTATCGGGGAGAAGCTAGAAGAGAGGGAAGCAGGCAAGACTTTCGATGTTTGCTTCCAGCAATTGAAGGCCTTTGCTG ATGCTGTGCCTAGCTGGGACAAGGTAGTGGTTGCATACGAGCCAGTATGGGCAATTGGAACTGGTAAAGTTGCATCTCCTCAGCAAGCACAGGAAGTCCATGTAGCTGTTCGTGATTGGCTCAAGAAGAATGTTTCTGAAGAAGTTGCTTCCAAAACGAGAATCATATACGGAG GTTCTGTCAACGGAGGCAACTGTGCAGAGCTTGCTAAAGAAGAAGACATTGATGGATTTCTCGTCGGTGGTGCCTCCTTGAAG GGGCCTGAATTTGCGACCATTGTGAACTCTGTCACGTCCAAGAAAGTTGCTGCTTGA
- the LOC108811235 gene encoding dirigent protein 4 — protein sequence MYRKQGMGKKTGIILGVFTLHLCITFALSEYYSETLPFSPKQQVVTNLHFFFHDTLSGSDPTAVLIAKPHLTGEDSSSPTPFGSLVAIDDPLTLGPDPKSEQIGNARGMYVSSGKHVPTLTMYVDFGFTSGLFNGSSFTVFSRNTIAEKEREVAVVGGRGRFRMASGVAQLNTYSVNLTNGDAIVEYNVTLYHY from the coding sequence ATGTATAGAAAACAAGGGATGGGGAAGAAAACAGGAATCATACTGGGAGTGTTTACTCTTCATCTCTGCATAACCTTCGCCCTCTCTGAGTACTACTCAGAAACTCTTCCATTCTCACCAAAACAACAAGTCGTCACCAATCTCCACTTCTTCTTTCATGACACTCTCAGCGGATCAGACCCAACAGCGGTCCTCATCGCCAAACCCCATCTCACCGGAGAGGACAGCTCTTCTCCCACACCCTTCGGCTCTCTTGTCGCCATCGACGACCCTCTCACCCTCGGACCTGATCCCAAGTCCGAGCAGATCGGGAACGCCAGAGGGATGTACGTCTCTTCCGGGAAACATGTCCCCACGTTGACCATGTACGTCGACTTCGGCTTCACCTCCGGCCTGTTTAACGGCAGCTCCTTCACCGTGTTTTCTAGGAATACGATTGCCGAGAAGGAGAGGGAGGTTGCGGTTGTGGGTGGTCGAGGAAGGTTTAGGATGGCTTCAGGAGTTGCTCAACTTAATACATACTCGGTTAACCTGACCAACGGTGATGCCATTGTTGAGTACAATGTCACTCTCTATCATTATTAA
- the LOC108809018 gene encoding protein XAP5 CIRCADIAN TIMEKEEPER encodes MSGMGDGYVGTSQDGVRIRRLQKQREAERRKIQELKSKTASGQEQSGLLQFGSSSCEILDTAFKKETVGLVTREEYVEKRVNIRNKFEEEEKEKLLKLLQEEEELQQQKRSKKRKIKGSSRLSFAEDLDNGSDEDDGDNKSSGNIRYGKLGKDPSVETNFLPDSEREAEEQAERERLKKQWIREQEQIKNEPLQITYSYWDGTGHRRVIQVRKGDAIGNFLRAVQQQLAPDFREIRTASVENLLYVKEDLIIPHQHSFYELIINKARGKSGPLFHFDVHEDVRTIADATIEKDESHAGKVVERHWYEKNKHIFPASRWEIYDPTKKWERYTVHGD; translated from the exons ATGTCGGGTATGGGTGACGGATACGTGGGTACGTCTCAAGATGGAGTGAGGATACGGCGGCTGCAGAAGCAAAGAGAGGCTGAACGCCGTAAGATCCAGGAGTTGAAGAGCAAGACTGCCTCTGGCCAGGAGCAATCAGGTCTTCTCCAATTCGGCTCCAGCTCTTGCGAG ATTCTTGACACTGCTTTCAAGAAGGAGACAGTGGGTTTAGTCACCAGAGAGGAGTATGTGGAGAAG AGGGTTAATATTCGTAATAAGttcgaggaagaagagaaggagaagtTGCTCAAGCTTCTGCAAGA GGAAGAGGAGCTTCAACAACAGAAGCGTAGCAAGAAGAGAAAGATTAAGGGAAGCTCCCGTCTATCTTTTGCTGAAGATCTTGACAATGGTAGTGATGAAGATGATGGAGATAACA AGAGTTCTGGGAACATACGCTACGGAAAACTTGGCAAGGACCCCTCAGTGGAAACTAACTTCCTGCCTGACAG TGAGCGAGAGGCGGAGGAACAAGCTGAACGTGAAAGGCTAAAGAAGCAGTGGATTCGTGAACAAGAGCAGATTAAAA ACGAGCCTCTTCAAATTACCTACAGTTACTGGGATGGGACCGGCCATAGACGAGTTATCCAG GTTCGCAAGGGTGACGCAATTGGGAATTTTCTACGGGCTGTTCAGCAGCAGCTTGCACCTGACTTCAGGGAGATTAGGACGGCATCAGTTGAGAATTTGCTTTACGTAAAGGAAGATCTTATAATCCCACAT CAACACAGTTTCTACGAGCTGATCATAAACAAAGCTAGGGGGAAGAGTGGCCCG CTGTTTCACTTTGATGTGCATGAAGACGTGAGAACAATTGCAGATGCAACGATCGAGAAAGACGAG TCACATGCGGGTAAAGTGGTGGAGAGGCATTGGTACGAGAAGAACAAGCATATATTCCCTGCTTCCAGATGGGAG ATATACGACCCGACAAAGAAGTGGGAGCGGTACACAGTCCATGgcgattga
- the LOC108805856 gene encoding probable magnesium transporter NIPA6 isoform X1: METDNGKGLILAVASSVFIGSSFILKKKGLKRAAANGTRAGYGGYTYLLEPLWWAGMITMIVGEAANFVAYIYAPAVLVTPLGALSIIISAILAHFLLKEKLKKMGVLGCVSCIVGSVVIVIHAPKEQTPNSVQEIWSLATQPAFLVYVAITMSIVLALILHFEPLCGQSNVLVYIGICSLMGALTVMSIKAIGIAIKLTMEGVSQIGYPQTWLFLLVAVTCVVTQLIYLNKALDTFNAAIVSPVYYVMFTTLTIVASAIMFKDWSGQDAASVASELCGFITVLTGTMILHGTREEEQQQASSSGNADLIFGSSESVRWYESRKSPNEEHLISLYSPEY, encoded by the exons ATGGAGACGGACAATGGGAAGGGGTTGATACTAGCAGTGGCGTCTAGTGTATTCATTGGCTCCAGCTTCATCTTGAAGAAGAAAGGTCTCAAGCGTGCTGCTGCCAATGGCACCCGTGCAG GGTATGGAGGTTATACTTACTTGTTAGAGCCTCTTTGGTGGGCCGGCATGATCACTA TGATTGTCGGAGAAGCTGCAAACTTTGTGGCCTACATTTACGCGCCCGCTGTTCTCGTCACTCCCCTTGGTGCTTTAAGTATAATCATCAG TGCTATTCTGGCACATTTCCTCTTAAAGGAAAAACTTAAGAAAATGGGGGTTCTTGGATGTGTTTCTTGCATCGTCGGCTCCGTTGTCATCGTCATTCACGCCCCTAAGGAGCAGACTCCTAACTCCGTCCAAGAGATTTGGTCTCTCGCTACTCAGCCTG CTTTTCTAGTTTACGTAGCCATAACCATGTCCATTGTCCTTGCTTTGATTCTCCACTTCGAGCCTCTCTGCGGCCAATCCAACGTTCTCGTTTATATCGGTATCTGTTCCTTAATGGGTGCTCTCACT GTTATGAGCATAAAGGCTATTGGAATTGCCATTAAGTTAACTATGGAGGGAGTCAGCCAGATCGGGTATCCCCAGACATGGCTTTTTCTCTTGGTTGCAGTTACCTGTGTCGTTACCCAATTGATTTATCTTAACAAG GCTTTGGACACATTCAATGCAGCGATTGTTTCTCCAGTGTACTATGTAATGTTCACAACCCTCACAATTGTTGCTAGTGCCATCATGTTCAAG GATTGGTCTGGGCAAGACGCAGCTAGCGTAGCCTCTGAGTTATGTGGATTCATCACTGTGCTCACTGGCACGATGATACTTCATGGGACCAGGGAAGAGGAACAACAACAAGCTTCTTCTTCAG GCAATGCAGATTTGATATTTGGGTCTTCAGAATCAGTAAGATGGTACGAGTCAAGAAAGAGCCCCAACGAAGAACACCTGATAAGCCTGTACAGCCCTGAATACTAG